One window of the Strix uralensis isolate ZFMK-TIS-50842 chromosome 3, bStrUra1, whole genome shotgun sequence genome contains the following:
- the ABRACL gene encoding costars family protein ABRACL, which produces MNVEHEISLLVEEIRRLGTKNADGQVSVKFGVLFADEKCANLFEALVGTLKAAKRRKIVTYQGELLLQGVHDNVDIMLLQD; this is translated from the exons ATGAATGTGGAACATGAAATTAGCCTCTTGGTTGAGGAGATTCGGCGGTTGGGAACCAAAA ATGCCGATGGACAAGTGAGCGTGAAATTTGGTGTCCTCTTCGCTGATGAAAAGTGTGCCAACCTCTTTGAAGCTCTAGTGGGAACTCTTAAGGCTGCAAAGCGACGGAAGATTGTCACTTACCAAGGGGAGCTACTTTTACAAGGTGTTCATGACAACGTTGATATCATGCTGCTGCAGGACTGA